A window of Coregonus clupeaformis isolate EN_2021a chromosome 28, ASM2061545v1, whole genome shotgun sequence contains these coding sequences:
- the LOC121543619 gene encoding ubiquitin-conjugating enzyme E2 N-like — translation MAGLPRRIIKETQRLLAEPVPGIKAEPDEANARYFHVVISGPQDSPFEGGTFKLELFLPEEYPMAAPKVRFMTKIYHPNVDKLGRICLDILKDKWSPALQIRTVLLSIQALLSAPNPDDPLANDVAEQWKSNEAQAIETARTWTRLYAGNSIEV, via the exons GAGACTCAGCGTTTGCTGGCCGAACCCGTTCCTGGAATAAAGGCAGAGCCTGATGAGGCAAATGCACGCTACTTCCATGTGGTGATTTCAGGGCCCCAGGACTCCCCTTTCGAAGGAGGCACCTTTAAACTTGAACTCTTTCTGCCAGAAGAATATCCCATGGCAGCTCCCAAAGTGCGATTCATGACCAAAATCTACCATCCCAATGTGGACAAGCTGGGTAGGATATGCCTAGACATCTTGAAAG ATAAGTGGTCCCCAGCCTTGCAGATCCGCACAGTGCTGCTATCAATCCAAGCATTATTAAGCGCTCCTAACCCTGATGACCCACTTGCAAACGATGTTGCAGAGCAGTGGAAATCAAACGAAGCCCAAGCCATTGAGACAG CTCGGACATGGACCAGGCTTTACGCGGGAAACAGCATTGAGGTATAG